DNA from Opitutales bacterium:
GGATGACTTTAATGCCGATCGCGATGAGGATATCTATGTGGTCGTCCGAGGCCTCACATCTCGTTTCCGAGAACCAGTCCGAAATCCTGGAGAAATCCTCGTAAAATACGAAATTTCCAAGGTGCGTGCGGCCGGAGTATCTATGGATTTTAGTATCACAGATCCTGAGGGCAAGGCACTCTATTGCACTGGAGAAAGGATCGTCTGTAAACTCTCAGGAGTAACCCACCAGCCGACTCCTTGGACCGAGCCCTTTGAAGCAGCGATGAAAAATCGGTTAGTGAAAGATTGATTCGATTTCCTGTAGATTGAATACGAGCAAGGATTATAGGCCTGATCCCCCTTCATCGAAAGCATTCAGTCCACTTAAAGGGCATGTATGGCTGATTTGCTGACAGCCATGGCAGCTTCCTTGACTGATTCAGTGATTGTCGGATGAGCATGGACGGTGCGGGCAATGTCTTCTGCGCTCCCTCCATATTCCATGTGTGCCACTGCAGACGCGATGATCTCAGACGCACCCTTGGCGATTACTTGGATTCCCAGGAGCTTATCAGTCTCTTTGTCAGCGATGATTTTGACGAGGCCGTCTGTAGCGTCTGTAGCTATGGCTCGCCCATTGCCTGCTAGATTAAATTTCCCCACGTTTACAGCGATACCTTGTTCTTTGGCTTGTTGTTGGGAAATGCCTACGGATGCAATTTCTGGCTCTGTGTAAACCACATTTGGGATGACATCGTAGTTCACATGCCCGGCCTTGCCCGCTAACATTTCAGCGATGGCAACAGCTTCTTCTTCAGCTTTGTGAGCGAGCATTGGGCCCGGGATGACATCTCCGATCGCATAGACGCCGGGGGCGGTGGTTTTGAAGTGGTCATCGACTGGAATGCGGCCTTTTTCATCGACTTGAATGCCGACAGAGTCGAGACCCAGGCCTTCGGTGAACGGCTTGCGGCCTACGGCTACGAGGATTTTATCTGCTTCAAACTGTAGCTTCTTATCTCCCTTCTCGGCGAGAAGGATGGCCTTTCCGTCTTTGTCAGGCATACGCACACCGGTGCATCGCGTGCCGAGCTCAAACTGGAGGCCTTGCTTTTTGAAAATGCGTTGCGCCAGTTTAGAGATATCATCGTCGTAGGTTGGAGCGACTTTGTTGAGGAACTCGATGACCGTCACTTTTGAGCCCAAGCGCGACCACACTGACCCCAGTTCGAGTCCGATGGCGCCAGCACCCACGACGATCAGTTCTTCGGGCACCTCATCAAATGCGATTGCCTCGTCACTGCCGACAACTGTCTTACCATCGAAAGGTAGGAATGGCAGTTCAACAGTAGATGAGCCCGTGGCTATAATGATGTGTTTGGCACCGATAGTCTGCTTATCCTTGCCTTGAGTGACCTCGATTTTTCCTTCTCCAGAGAGTTTTCCCGTTCCCTTGATAATCTCGATCCCTCGTTTGCTGGTGAGAGCAGCAACACCCCCACGCAACTGGTCGACGACCTTCGATTTCTTCTCCATCAATTTGTTGATGTTTACTTTCACGTCAGAGAACTCGAATCCGTTGTCCGCGGCAGAATGCTGGGCAGCGTGCAAAATCTCCGTTGAATGGAGAAGGGCTTTGCTCGGTATGCAGCCCACGTTCAGACAAGTGCCCCCTAAGTGTTCCGACTTCTCGATGAGAGCAGTCTTAAATCCAAGCTGAGCCGCTCGAATGGCAGAAACATAGCCCCCAGGTCCGGAGCCGATGACGACGTAGTCGAAAGTATTCATTTTAAGAGATGAAGGTTAGGTATGCTTCGGCGAGCATCATTTTTACAGGTCAAATAACAGACGTGTGGGATCCTCAATGGCCTCCTTAATCTTCACTAAGAATGTGACGGCTTCTTTGCCATCGACGATACGGTGATCGTAAGAGAGGGCTAAATACATCATCGGACGGATCTCAACTTGACCGTTCACGGCCACCGGGCGCTGTTGGATACTATGCATCCCGAGGATGCCACTCTGTGGTGGATTGATGATGGGGGTGGAAAGCAGCGAGCCATAGGTCCCTCCGTTGGAAATGGTGAATACGCCGCCCTGCATATCATCGATAGTGATTTTGCCAGCTTGTCCCTTTTTCGCATAGTCCTTGATGGCGTTTTCAATACCTGCAAATGACAGTGCGTCGCAGTCGCGCACCACTGGAACTACTAGGCCACGGTCAGTACCAATGGCGACGCCGATATCGTAGTAATGGTTCATGACCATTTCGTCGCCTTCAATCTGAGCGTTGATATTGGGGATTTCTTTGAGGGCGTTGACTACGGCTTTCACAAAGAAAGACATGAAGCCGAGCTTGATGCCGTGCTTGGCTACGAAGGCTTCTTGATGCGTTTTGCGAAATTTCATGACTGCACTCATATCGACTTCGTTGAAAGTCGAGAGGATGGCTGCAGTTTGCTGTGAGGACACCAGGCGTTCGGCAATCTTGCGGCGCAGGGCTGTCATCTTCTTGCGTGTCACACGTTCGCCAGTGGGCGCTGCCTGAGAGGCTGGGGGTGTCGCCAGCGCTGCGGGTGTGGGTACGGGTGCGGGTGCGAAAGTCGGGGCCTTTTCGGCAGCGAGCATATCTCCCTTAGTGACTCTACCATCTTTGCCAGTTCCAGGAACGGTGGAAGGATCGATTCCGGTCTCACTCGCGATGCGTCGAACCGCCGGGCTAATGGGTTTATCTCCTGATGGAGCAGCCTCGGCAGCAGATGATGCCTCCGCGGGTGCGGCTTCTTCTGTTGGAGCTGTTTTCTTAGGCGTGTCGGCGGCGCTCTCATCGATCTCAGCCACGACTTGGCCAATCTCCACTTCGTCGCCTTCTTCGGCCTTCAAGGAGATCACTCCAGATACCTCGGCTGTAGCCTCAGAGGTGACCTTGTCGGTCTCCAGTTCGAAAAGAATTTGGCCGGCTTCGACGCTATCGCCATCCTGGACTTGCCAGGTGGCAATGATGCCGGTCGTGATGGATTCCCCCATTGCAGGGATTTTTACTTCGGTAGCCATAGTGCGGTGCGATTTGAAAGATTATAGATCGGCAAATGCCTGTTTGATGAGATGGATCTGTTCCAATTTATGCGCGGCGAGCGAGCCGACTGCCGGGCTCGCACCCGGTTTACGTCCGGCGTACCGCGGACGTTTACTGAGTGAGACCTCTAGGCGGTTTTCGATCGCTGTCCAGGGCCCCATATTCTTCGGCTCTTCCTGGCACCAGACTACGTCTTTTGCCTGGGTATACCCAGGCGCGATTTCTTTCAGCTCTACAGTGTGGAGTGGGTAGAGTTGTTCTATGCGAATGATCGCTGCCTTTTTCTCCAGCCCCGACGCCTTCCGATGAGCGACCAGGTCATAGTAGACTTTGCCGGAGCAGAAGATGAGGCGCTCGGCATTTTTCGGTTGAGTCGGGTCATCTAGGATGGGGTGAAAAATCTCCTCTGTGAAGTCTTTGATCTCCGAGGTTGCCTCCTTCGCGCGCAGGAGGCTCTTGGGTGACATGATGACAAGCGGTTTACGGAAACTACGCTTCATCTGCCGCCGCAGGATATGGAAATATTGGGCAGGGGTCGTGAGGTTGGCGACTTGGATGTTTTTCTCGGCACAGAGCTGG
Protein-coding regions in this window:
- a CDS encoding thioesterase family protein, with the protein product MDDPAFYYLSHVHFDELDALGVLHHTRYLIHLERAQQAFFQDLLGVDDFNADRDEDIYVVVRGLTSRFREPVRNPGEILVKYEISKVRAAGVSMDFSITDPEGKALYCTGERIVCKLSGVTHQPTPWTEPFEAAMKNRLVKD
- the lpdA gene encoding dihydrolipoyl dehydrogenase — its product is MNTFDYVVIGSGPGGYVSAIRAAQLGFKTALIEKSEHLGGTCLNVGCIPSKALLHSTEILHAAQHSAADNGFEFSDVKVNINKLMEKKSKVVDQLRGGVAALTSKRGIEIIKGTGKLSGEGKIEVTQGKDKQTIGAKHIIIATGSSTVELPFLPFDGKTVVGSDEAIAFDEVPEELIVVGAGAIGLELGSVWSRLGSKVTVIEFLNKVAPTYDDDISKLAQRIFKKQGLQFELGTRCTGVRMPDKDGKAILLAEKGDKKLQFEADKILVAVGRKPFTEGLGLDSVGIQVDEKGRIPVDDHFKTTAPGVYAIGDVIPGPMLAHKAEEEAVAIAEMLAGKAGHVNYDVIPNVVYTEPEIASVGISQQQAKEQGIAVNVGKFNLAGNGRAIATDATDGLVKIIADKETDKLLGIQVIAKGASEIIASAVAHMEYGGSAEDIARTVHAHPTITESVKEAAMAVSKSAIHAL
- the odhB gene encoding 2-oxoglutarate dehydrogenase complex dihydrolipoyllysine-residue succinyltransferase: MATEVKIPAMGESITTGIIATWQVQDGDSVEAGQILFELETDKVTSEATAEVSGVISLKAEEGDEVEIGQVVAEIDESAADTPKKTAPTEEAAPAEASSAAEAAPSGDKPISPAVRRIASETGIDPSTVPGTGKDGRVTKGDMLAAEKAPTFAPAPVPTPAALATPPASQAAPTGERVTRKKMTALRRKIAERLVSSQQTAAILSTFNEVDMSAVMKFRKTHQEAFVAKHGIKLGFMSFFVKAVVNALKEIPNINAQIEGDEMVMNHYYDIGVAIGTDRGLVVPVVRDCDALSFAGIENAIKDYAKKGQAGKITIDDMQGGVFTISNGGTYGSLLSTPIINPPQSGILGMHSIQQRPVAVNGQVEIRPMMYLALSYDHRIVDGKEAVTFLVKIKEAIEDPTRLLFDL